atccatggtgacaagcataccctcataaaaatcatacatcttgcaaagtgcttcccaatttttgcaaccaaaatgggttacgctctcagaattatacatatttacttcaacatccatatcatgatgggtccttaggtgaattttctttgtttccatactttcatggtcttcaaaacccatcctctccaagacatagcgtcttgcatggcatgggataagctagtcgaattgtaaaagatgaaaattacacgttgaaatagttgaagtcgtgcttaattaagaaaaaaaaacttgtcgtcattgcgtaccgtttcaacatcgaaggtctcctcgagcttaatgctgaagcgccgatcatcgtccaggtgaggcctgtcgcacagaccttggtcatcattgcaccagtcacactcccccgggagactttcgtcgtccgagtacgacatttcctacgttcatgattcaaattttaaacttgtacaattcaatatatattataaaaattaaattagatcattattattcatcacgggttgaatatcggtctgccgagtctatatggtggagactctccctcacagattcctctctgacatttgcgaccgtcggtgatggtcgttactcctccttcccctagtgcataacaaaggtctagcacaaggagaagaaggagaaacaacccccacgacaacagtcgggattcttcgtcctctctcaatATGGTGGAGACACTCCCTTCATAGATTTTCgactgtcggtgatggtcgttattcctccttcccctagtgcataacaaaggtctagcacaaggagaagaaggaaaaacgacccccacgacaacagtcgggcttcttcgtcctctctcatatatggtggatacactccctcactgatttttcgaccttcggtgatggagccttgacagacttaaagtcaacccgaagtgtcgtttaattatttttcaagaaaatccaggccactcgatatttcctatatattctagcacaagtcatgctagaattcacggaaaaatcccgcatgacctttgctaaaaaaggacatatcgagcgcctgaaatttgccggaacggaaattaattaacacttcggcaaaacataggccactataggaggtgtaacctgcaaacatggccgaccacttgggcaagcacatatcctatttgagcaacacaagatatacatgtttatatctacatcatatgagcattcaaacttgatgaagtagttttccaatttgagcattcaataagcaaaaccaaatcgtaaaataaattagtattcaaattagcattcattcaataagcaaaactaaaccaTCTCTTTcgtctgtacatcgtcgaatagtatcatacatataacatcactaatacagctaaactGTAGCGAACGACgagtatcggcgcgggcggtggacacccaaagagaaggaaccatcacgggatcatatctccagtgagatccctgaagaacctcccatgtattggagaacctgccctccaacgcaaccatgtagcgacggacgtgcttgtcctcctcactgacacggtgacgtaccacctccgcggggtcctcaagcctccgcaccgtcactggcccacccgaccgccaccaaagaaggttcgggtcaacgacgggctggctcctcaccaagctgcgccccaggaggtagcacctcccagtaccagcccggcggagcccagtcgcggacatggctcctcaccaagcccaggcctcctccgccgagtcgacgacgaggatgcgggataggcatcgtctaCGTCGGTTcgagaataattgctttaactaaaaaaataacaacaaacgtgacacctaaaacacctaaattctattaactacacctaattaaaaacacacattttgaacatgattcgatcataactagggttcatagTACATTATTCTAATattaaacacctaaaatacctaaattaaattaaaaaatggggtggctggtctcacctcgatcgaggtcggagggggtcgatgACATGGATGACGGCGGGGACGATGCAGgtgctccttgatttctgcaaaaacaaaatataaataaaaacattattatcgtcatcttaggacttagtgaaactccataagctacatttaattattctattcaaatttacttataatttcctattctttttaaatttacttattcaaattttctagaaatttcctattctattcaaaagacctacatttactttttttcaatttcatattttattctattcaaatttacttattcaaaatttctaaaaatttcctattcaaTTCAAAAGGCCTACATTTACTTATTCTATTCAaattacttattcaaattttctaaaaacaaaatatactaaaaacctacatttactaaaaacaaaaacctacatttaacaaAAACTAAAACCTATTTACAGAAAGGGGGATGAGGAGGTGTGGGAGGAGgccgggaggaggggaaggagcagGAGGAGAGAGCGGGAGGGGGAGGAGgatagaggagggaggaggagggaggagggaggaggaggagggggccgccggagagggaggaggaggagggggccgccggtgccgaagagggaggaggaggagggaagagaagggggaggaggaggacggagggATCGACCTTGGGGTGgaagaggaggacgacgacagcGGCGGCGATGGCCGCGAGGGCGACGGAGGCGACAGAgagtgtgagggggagagtgagaggacgCGCGGGCCGGTTAATTTGGATAAGGGCCCTTAATGGTAGCGCTTGTCcgtaaaaagcgctactgctaaagtcaatAGCAATATCGCTCTCTTTATAAAAGTGCTACTGCTAAAATAAATAGCAGTAGTGCTCTCTGTATAAAAGCTCTACTGCTAACGCTAAGCatgtaatttttttcaaaaatacattggtcatcagtgatctttttgtgtagaatctaaattgtcaataggaatcttctCCGGTTTAAGAACCGACGaagattcctattgcggccacagatcctacacatagagttaatgaagaccaagtggttgtgacggtttgagaagcaccatatttaaggtggtaaaaattctgttcatggagcgaggtgggactaaactttggtcttATTAGGAGGGGACTACATATATCAGTAGCGCTGGTAAGGGAAAAAGTGTTGTTGCTAAGATCAGTAGTAGTAGCACTTTTTTCACATGTGCGCTACTAGTATCCCTAGCATACCTGGGAACGGTCTGTCaattttagtagtagcgtgttttccatctccagcgctactgctatgctcaTAGTAGCAGCGCTCGTAGGGCAacaacgctactactaagtagcagcagcgttTACTcttttccagcgctactactatgctactgtgtataagcattttcctagtagtggcatgttttggaatagcagaggcaTTTCATACTTGGCTAAGCATAAACACGTCGGTGATTGTGTGCGTGAACACGGTTTGGACATTGTGGCAATTTCTGAGGCTTGTAAAGGTGACTTTCGCCCGCATGTCCTCGATTACCTATCCGGTGGTTTCGACTATTCGTGGCATAGTTTACCAGCTCGTGGAAGGTTTGGAGGAATCCTTCTTGGGATTCAGATCGCAACCATGGATTTATTGGCTTTTTCGTTAGGTGAATTTCATATCAAATTTCACCTACGAAACAGAGCGGATAATTTTACATGGAGCCTGGTCGCAGTctatggggctgcccaagatgagCATAAATCCGCTTTCCTTCGGGAATTGGTGAACCTGGCTAAGGATAACCCGTACCCAATGCTTATTGGAGGAGACTACAATATCCTTAGGTACCAGGAAGAGAAAAATAATGATCGCTTCGATACTCACTGGTCGTTCCTATTCAATGTTGTGATTGACAGTTTGGATCTTCGGGAGGTTAGTCTGTCAGGACAACAATTCACTTGGGCTAATAACCGTTCTATGCCGACATACGAGAAGCTCTCGATAGGATACTCATGGATACCGAATGGGAGTTAAAATTTCCTTTGGTAACCGTTCGAGCCCTAGAGTGTATCGAGGCACTATCGGACCATGCGCCAATCATTCTTGACTCTAACTCTACGAACACATCGGCCCGCCGCCCTTTCAAGTTTGAATTGGGATGGTTGCATCGGGAAGGTTTTGTAGACATGGTCAAGAACATTTGGGAGAAGCCCGCTGTTGGTCATACACTCATTCAGAGATGGAACTTTAAAATAAGGGCCATGAGGCGACACCTCTCTGGATGGGCTAAACACACCAATGGGATgtgtaaaaaagaaaaacaacgccTCTCTACCATTATTGATGACCTCGATAAAATTGCAGAGACACGCATCTTATCTCAACAGGAGATTGATTTGAAAAATCAATCCAATGAGAAGGTTGCACGTCTTTTGCGAGAAGAGGAAATCAAATATTACCAAAGATCCAAAGCTGATTTTATCTTGATGGGAGATAGTAATACAAGATACTTCCAATTGGTCGCCAATGGTCGACATAGGAAGAAACATATTTATAGTCTCGAACAAGATGAAGGGTAGGTCAAGAGGAGCTCAAAAGGTATATCACCAGCTACTACAAATCTCTGTTCGGGCCGCCAGATGAAGGGAATTTCACCCTTGACGAGAACTGAACAGATGATATTCCTTAAGTCAAGACAGAAGAGAGTGACTTCCTCACGGCATCTTTCTCAGAAGAGGAGGTGAGAGCAgcggtgttccaaatggaacataacaaagctccagGACCAGATGGCTTCGCcgcagaattctatcagaatttctgggatatCATCAAGTCTGACCTTTTGGAGTTGTTCAATTGTCTTCATGCCGATCGACTTGACCTATTCAGGCTGAATTTTGGCGAGATTGTTTTGTTGCCGAAGATTAAGGAGGCTGAACGGATCCAACAATATAGACCCATATGCCTACTTAATGTTagcttcaaaatttgcaccaaagtagctacgaataggttaaactcgatagctgaccatgttgtccggccatctcaaacgacgttcatgcaaggaaggaatataCTCAATGGTGTAGTAATCCTGAATGAGACCGTTCGCGAGATGCACCGAAAAAACATGAGTGGAGTAGTattcaaaattgactttgaaaaagcctatgataaggttaaatggcctttccttcaacaggccttaagGATGAAAGGTTTCTCCGATAAATGGCGTCAATGGATCCACAATTTTGTAACTAAAGGTAGcgtggccatcaaagtcaatgatgatgtaggccattactttcagacaaaaaaaggactatgacagggtgactccatgtccccaatgttatttaacattgttgctGACATGTTGGCCATTCTGGTTGAGCGCGCCAAGCAGGACAGACAGATTGTAggagtagtgccacaccttgtggatggtggcctctctattctgcAATATGCCGGTGACACAgttctttttatggaacatgatcTGGACAAGGCTCGAAACCTAAAACTCTTGCTTTCAGCGTTTGAGAAAATGTCGGGTcttaaaattaacttccataaaagcgaacttttctgctttggagaagccaTTGAGGCGGCGGCCGATTATGCTGACCTGTTTGGTTGCGCACATGGCCATTTCCCGATTAAATATGTGGGAATACCGATTCATTATCGACGTCTCACCATTGCagagtggaagcatgtagaggagcggTTAGCTCTCTCTTGGAGGACGGCTGGTTTTGATtaactctgtcctcacaaatatggttctctatatgctttctttcttccaactcccaaaaggggtcctgcaaagaccggactatttcagatccagattctTTCGGCAAGGAGACGgggaaaagaaaaaaatacataCTAGCCAAGTGGAGTGTGGTTTGTAGGATgaaagaccaaggtggccttggagttcatgacctgcaggtcaagaatgaggctctccttagtaaatggttgttcaaacttcttactgaggatgaTGTTTGGCAAACCATActgcgcaacaagtatctaggccacaaggcggtgtctcaggcatattggaaacctgacgactcgcacttttgggctggcctaatggcggaaaataaacatctctttcgctTTAGGTCTTTCGTGATAAACGACGGGTCAGAGATTCGTttttgggaagacatctggctaggcggTGCCACTctccgagaacaatatccagccttgTACAACATTGCTCGCCATAAGAATAATACTATTGCACAGGTGCTCAGTTCATCCCCCCGAATATTTCGTTCAGGCAGGATTTGACTGGCCCCCGACTTATGTCATCGCATAATCTTTTGTCCCGTCTGGACGCGATTAGCCTGACAGAAGGccgggatgtgtttcgctggaaccttactacatcagggtctTTCACCGTAGACTCTATGTATTGTGCGCTCACGTATTCTGAGGTACCAGTGCGTAATAATAATAGAATTTGGAGGTCGAAGATACCACTAAAAGTTAAagtcttcatgtggtatcttcatAGGGGAGTTGTtctaaccaaagacaacctcgcacggCGCAATTGGcaagggagtaagaagtgttgtttttgtactcatgatgagacaatcagacacctctttttccaatgcaacttttcacgttctacgtggtcagtcatccaaatagcgtcaagtttatatccgcccacaagtgttgccaatatttttggtcattggttggacggtatttcaaataggttcaaaacgctattaaggatgggagcgtatgccttactatggtcgctttggctatgtagaaatgattttgtttttaatgacaaaaatgcttcttctttgcaggctattttccgttgtacgcactcgcttcgtatGTGGTCTATGCTACAACGACCGGAGGTCCAaccgctgttcaaggcggtgtgtacgcggttggagcaggtggctacggaggtttttacccaacatgggtggcagtaTAACCTCCGGATCGGTCCATCTCACCTTTCGACATAGGCACAGTGTCGGTCTATAGGATTCTACTATTGCCGATTTGTCGGTTTTTGTTTTCTTCTGGTTGTCAGACTTTTGGTGttcggctgtgtgcatcctagttatgcagaggctgagtgttactcataatgctttgtatccatttgatgctacattttgagttaataaaatcgtcctttatcgaaaaaaaattGAAGTAGCAACCTACCCAACAAGGTCACGATTTTCACTTGACATCTCTTTCACAATCGACTCAACTACAAAGCAACCTTGCTTACAAGAAAATAACTCTCATTATCTAAAGTGTGGCCATGACCATGCCCTCTTGTTTGTGAATTGCGGTAGCGGATTGCCATTTGCCCAATATCCAACATTCTAGCTTTGTGTGACTGCCAGCCTCCCTTAGGCCTTAATGGTTCTATTTGGTCTTACATTCTGTTAGTCATTTTCGAAAGATTTGGGACTCACAAAATGCATCTTCACGAGTCAAACACATGGATAGCAACCTCACCCTAAAACTGAGACTGCAATATTTGAGGAACGTTCCTTCGGAGCATTTTTTGGCAAACTTGCTATGACAAAACAACTACTGTTGTCATGGCAACTTTGTAGGATTTGCCACGATAGGACGCAAAAATTGTCATGTAGTgcaataaaaagcaaaaacaattatcaTATTTCATGGAGAAAATAGTCTTTCCCTGCCGCCGCCTCCGGGTCGCCTCCTAGCGATTCCGAGGCGTCCCCGCCGCAACCCTCTCGAGCCCTCTCCTAGCTagatcccctcgccgccgccgtcgctagcCACCCCAACGGCGACGGCCGGCCGCCCCTCTTACACGCAGCCCCACCTCTCCTTCATCTCCGTCCAGATCTGCTCGATCTGCCCTGCTTCAGGTCCGCCTCCAGGATCCTCATAGCTTGGGTTTCCTTGGCAGTGGATCCTGGCCATGTGAGCAGCGATCCGGAGCTGCGATGGGGTGGTTGCGATGGTGGCCGTAGGTGGTGCTGGGTGACCCCAATAAAGCGGTGCTTTCCCCCTTTTTTGGCCTAGTGGTCCTCTTCCGTCCTTCTCGCCAATCTGCTGCTGCCGGTCACCTTTGATCTAGCCGCTAACGAGTTCTGGATTTCTCCACTAGCGATCTTTACGGATTGGCAAAGTGCTCCTAGACCTCTGATTTGGAGAGGATCAAGTCCGGCGCGTCCACAATCATCAGCCCGTGGGGCTTCAAGGGGCGTGTTGCGAAGCTCCGCTATCAGTCGACATCATGCATGGGACATGTCGAAGTTGCGATTTCCATGGTGTTGGCAGATGCGAGGAATGTAAAGATGGCTAAGATTGGAAGACCAGATGGTAACGGCGGAGGTGGGATCCTGGACGCGATGAAGACATTGCTTCACGGACTATCGTGTGGGTTTGGCTGTGAGACTTCTCCTGTCCAAGCCGCATACACGGTGCCCGTGAGCCTAGTGATCGGTGATTTGCAACAGCAGCATAGGCAAGTGGGGACGGCAGCACTAGAGGACCTCGGCTTTCGTCGTGCTCCTCGAGTACCGAGTCGTGATTTTCAGGGTGAAAAAACCCAAGGTCTGGCCTTTATTGGTTGAacctggcaatggtcttcttgaagACAATGTTTTTGGGAACGCAGACTTTCTtcgggtgaaaacctaagatcttgGATCGGGCGATGACAAcgcttgtgcattgtttccttcttAGAGGCGTTGCTTATGGAGAACTATTTTTGTAGTCCGGGTGCTGTCTTCGGTGGTGGTTAAAGTGTTGCTGCTACAAGTGATTGATCACCTTGGCAAGgtctttcttctctttttcttttcttttttggttgtgtgcatccttgaTGTTTTCGGACATCTTGCTGGTGCAGAGGTTGGGTGTAATTAATATCTtcatgatattaatatattccctttatCGAAAAATATTTCATGGAGAAAACATCGTTCGTTTGATCGTGACCAGACGGCTTTGAGGGCGTTTGTTGGAAGGCACAAAAGATCTGACGTTCACCCATTATCATTTTCTTAAAGCTGATCATTGACAACTTAGCTATCTGCACTCCTCGGTTTATAAAAACGAGTGATAAGGATACCGTATCGCTTACCCGTGGTAACAATATCtaatacagttttgctaaagcacatctagatgtgctataagtattgcacatctaagtcttatgtcattgatcttacgttgagattcgtgtgaattttttttctttttctttttttactagattcactcacttagatgtgcaataacgtAATCCTCTTCGTAACCAGTCATGTGACTGGTTACAACTTCCTACAAAATCTCAATTCACCAGTGCATGCACACCCCCAAAGTTGGCATCCAAATTTGTCACCACCTTCGCTATTTCTTCTCCTCTCCACCCATCATCACTACCGGACGGCCTTGCCCCAAGCCTGTACGTGCGTACCTCAGCAATCATGGCATGTCTGAGGGCCACCACCGCCGCACTCCTTCTCACCCTTGCGTCGtcggccgcggccaccgcgacAAAGTTCAACATTACCGAGGTCCTCAACGAATCCCCCGAGTTCTTGACCTTCAACAGCCTTCTGTCGAAGACGAATCTCGCTGAGGAAATCAACAAGCGGCAGACCATCACCGTTCTCGTGGTCGACAACTCCGCTGCCAGCGGCATCATGTCGCTGCCGACAGACACGCAGAAGAAGGTGCTCGCCGTGCACGTCATCCTCGACTACTACGATCCCATGAAACTCGAAACCATCGAGAAGGGGACGGCGCTCCTTACCTCGCTCTTCCAGACTACCGGCGCCGCCACCGACCGCATGGGGTTCGTCAACTACACCCGGAGCGCGGACgaccagatggtgtttggctcagCCGAGCCCGGGGCACCGCTCAGCTCGCA
This region of Triticum aestivum cultivar Chinese Spring chromosome 2D, IWGSC CS RefSeq v2.1, whole genome shotgun sequence genomic DNA includes:
- the LOC123049296 gene encoding fasciclin-like arabinogalactan protein 14; the encoded protein is MACLRATTAALLLTLASSAAATATKFNITEVLNESPEFLTFNSLLSKTNLAEEINKRQTITVLVVDNSAASGIMSLPTDTQKKVLAVHVILDYYDPMKLETIEKGTALLTSLFQTTGAATDRMGFVNYTRSADDQMVFGSAEPGAPLSSQLVKVVACRPYNLSVMQVRAAIIPPSISSSGTGSSAAPGPAYGSSSNVSVPTITEAETLESSDEASALDDDAPASSPPVHSADAAAGAHTSAGNTVVVRTRVWLMGLVMLMV